One window of Aspergillus oryzae RIB40 DNA, chromosome 3 genomic DNA carries:
- a CDS encoding putative C2H2 finger domain protein (predicted protein) gives MVSSIEQELSLSRPLPQSNPRHHAHSISLGAVNANHRVTRRKSVTTAAAANAAAAAVAASLKDSAGESVGVSMPSHRRGSRKGLESSSVGAPSGFGSYFSRSMNSPSHEPPVARKASPTNSNDASSTNLATVDGNNSANKSTNNNKNRNRRASEGSHLIKSEGKRSMSDLRCDRCGKGYKHGSCLSKHMCVSSPNMPSYRLARSGVNAPCRLCARSPSWSFSSPHSPDPFLSPVVLGHTRLTFYGT, from the coding sequence ATGGTTTCATCCATTGAACAGGAATTGTCTCTTTCTCGCCCGCTACCGCAGTCCAACCCACGCCACCATGCCCATTCCATCTCTCTCGGTGCGGTCAACGCTAATCATCGGGTAACTCGTCGGAAAAGTGtcaccactgctgctgccgccAACGCTGCCGCCGCGGCAGTCGCTGCGTCCTTGAAGGATTCTGCTGGGGAGTCAGTAGGAGTTTCTATGCCTTCGCACCGTCGAGGGAGCCGAAAAGGCTTGGAATCTAGTTCGGTCGGGGCCCCCTCCGGCTTCGGCTCTTATTTCTCACGGAGCATGAATAGCCCCAGCCATGAGCCGCCGGTCGCTCGCAAGGCCTCGCCAACCAACTCAAATGACGCATCCTCGACAAACCTCGCGACTGTAGACGGTAACAATTCCGCCAACAAGTCCACCAACAATAATAAGAACCGAAACCGTCGGGCCAGCGAGGGATCGCACCTTATCAAAAGCGAAGGGAAGCGTTCCATGTCCGACCTTCGCTGCGATCGTTGCGGGAAAGGGTATAAGCATGGCAGTTGCTTGTCTAAGCATATGTGTGTATCCTCCCCTAACATGCCATCCTACCGTCTGGCTCGATCCGGGGTAAATGCGCCATGTCGGCTCTGTGCAAGGTCGCCTTCGTGGTCATTCAGTTCCCCTCATTCTCCAgatccttttctctcccctgTTGTCCTGGGCCACACTCGATTGACGTTTTATGGTACTTAG
- a CDS encoding uncharacterized protein (predicted protein) has translation MNQDGPPEGAEAESEASSASPGASSELRDGLSSAETTPPPMDEDDEDDEDMSPEPTMEKRFSVSTASGLFSHSYQSIPSSSFTGSAPWHSPAFSHYRHSSIDTRPSTAEAKLHEDDEADLAAAIGLCTFNTPRTRPVPMSPSVPPVPPLPSRFLDQAGASGNESQSLDQSATKEADALFPNSTPNLFLSLSYNPSLSYKVSDEREVKMGDADRTTRQSRNADVDFGHRPTAADEDDDGVFGRMEE, from the coding sequence ATGAACCAGGACGGTCCGCCAGAAGGCGCGGAGGCCGAGTCGGAAGCATCATCCGCATCCCCTGGTGCCTCATCAGAACTTCGAGATGGGCTCAGCTCCGCAGAGACCACTCCGCCCCCgatggatgaggatgacgaggacgatgaagacatgTCCCCCGAGCCAACTATGGAGAAGCGGTTCAGTGTCAGTACTGCATCGGGCCTCTTCTCTCACTCTTATCAGTCCATCCCCTCGAGCTCCTTCACCGGCAGTGCTCCATGGCATTCTCCGGCGTTCTCACACTACCGCCACTCCAGTATCGATACACGGCCTTCGACCGCGGAAGCCAAATTGcacgaagacgacgaggcTGATCTCGCTGCGGCCATCGGTCTCTGCACCTTCAACACCCCTCGCACGAGGCCCGTGCCGATGTCCCCTAGTGTACCCCCCGTCCCTCCATTGCCAAGTCGCTTCCTTGACCAGGCCGGTGCGAGTGGTAACGAGAGCCAGAGCCTGGATCAGTCGGCAACCAAGGAGGCAGATGCTCTTTTCCCGAACTCTACTCCAAACCTTTTCCTCTCGCTCTCGTATAACCCTTCCCTGTCGTACAAGGTGTCAGACGAGCGAGAAGTGAAGATGGGCGATGCGGATCGCACCACACGGCAGAGTCGCAATGCAGACGTTGATTTTGGGCACCGGCCCACTGCGgctgatgaagacgacgatgGCGTTTTTGGTCGGATGGAGGAGTAA
- a CDS encoding uncharacterized protein (predicted protein) encodes MSSWGRSAAKDSRPGTTSKTSDGSDEDTSIFIQIHPKVDNAISRNQRGQVLSAQSLDHSTATEEDPEVDVVSTENTLTQLTPETCYFPERLWALDLYRPQNRALGLIMRALVACPATHTVQPATSQPEPPEPAQPGPSSQAGYNLPEQVQLERPNKKRKKNRPSLERRNRWTRKRPRRRESSESDIGDREERGR; translated from the coding sequence ATGTCTTCGTGGGGACGCTCTGCAGCAAAAGATTCCCGGCCCGGGACCACTTCAAAGACATCTGATGGCAGTGACGAGGATACATCGATCTTCATTCAGATCCATCCCAAAGTGGACAATGCAATCTCCCGCAACCAACGCGGCCAAGTACTCAGCGCACAATCCTTAGACCACTCTACCGCTACTGAAGAAGACCCAGAAGTTGATGTTGTCAGCACGGAGAACACCCTCACACAACTTACTCCAGAAACCTGCTACTTCCCGGAGCGACTATGGGCTCTGGATCTGTACCGACCTCAGAACCGTGCCCTGGGTCTGATAATGCGTGCTTTGGTCGCCTGCCCAGCTACACATACCGTTCAACCCGCGACTAGTCAACCAGAACCTCCCGAACCTGCACAACCAGGGCCTAGTAGTCAAGCCGGATATAACCTACCAGAACAAGTCCAACTAGAAAGACCTAACAAGAAACGGAAGAAGAACCGTCCCAGtctggaaaggaggaatCGCTGGACACGGAAACGTCCAAGGAGACGGGAATCAAGCGAAAGTGACATAGGAgacagagaagagaggggGAGATGA
- a CDS encoding ribosome biogenesis protein RLP24 (60s ribosomal protein L30 isolog) yields the protein MFRFCRSKCHKNFKMKRQPRKLKWTKTSRAANGKEMIVDSSLVLSQFAKKRNAPVKYDRNLVAATVKAMERVEEIRQRRERAFTKRRLAGKLARDRKREEDRRVVAEGEHLIRKELRDREEGMPLVQEGKQNKIHSEERPRQKKKTRVLVDGTTQEEMDVD from the exons ATGTTCCGGTTCTGCAGAAG CAAATGTCACAAGAACTTTAAGATGAAGCGCCAACCCCGCAAGTTGAAGTGGACCAAGACCAGCAGAGCTGCAAAtggaaaggaaatgatcgtCGACTCGTCTCTCGTTCTGTCTCAGTTCgccaagaagaggaacgcCCCCGTCAAGTACGACCGCAACCTCGTGGCCGCTACCGTCAAGGCTATGGAGAGAGTGGAGGAGATCCGTCAACGCAGAGAGCGCGCTTTCACCAAGCGCAGATTGGCAGGCAAGCTCGCCCGGGACCGCAAGCGCGAGGAGGACCGGAGGGTTGTGGCCGAGGGCGAACACCTTATCCGCAAGGAACTGCGCgacagagaagaaggcatgCCCTTGGTGCAGGAGGGcaagcagaacaagatcCACAGCGAGGAGAGGcccaggcagaagaagaagaccagaGTTCTCGTGGATGGCACAACTCAGGAGGAAATGGACGTCGATTAA
- the atrR gene encoding transcription factor atrR (predicted protein) codes for MDGMGEGPDGMGFDMPMLMNQQPHLFGGYSRDSSRGSPLNNVLSNPTYNEEPGMAGEDNNDAKRRRIARACDMCRKKKIKCDGKMPKCSHCINYRTDCVFTQVEKKRNPPKGAKYIEGLENRLGRMESLLRLSGLLSEDDGKTDLGTLEKRLADRSLGNTALNSLKSPTNKFNGSSATSQSQHTTASRHSTPRMDSHSSPHTAATSPNSPKESETEVEGLSDMMCSLVTNNCGETRYIGSSSGFSIFSPKGIQWVNEKTGDTSFQEMISSAYVDDNKWMYWKPEIFSDIFARRVFKPLPPKEEALSLFRDFFENFNCMFPLFHEPTFMHLVERQYSRDPYEGSGWWASINVVLAIAHRLRVMSNLVPQEEDKKAWLYLKNAMGVLTELTMRNTDLLSVQALLGMSLFLQGTPNPQPSFFLVAAAIRLSHSIGLHKRGSGFGLNPVEVEQRKRVFWIAYLLDKDICLRSGRPPVQDDDDMNVELPSEDPPDNIGNVPLSDGKGKFNLFRTLCRFATIESKVYKRLYSAKASKQSDGELLNTIGELDRELEEWKDSIPIDFRPEHEIKASHTPLILHVVVLHFSYYNCLTTIHRMSVHHGYWTSRLSNYAIQGLNARPLNPRVFLSAVLCVTAARASINLIKYIPHGDFACVWLILYYPVSALVTLFANILQNPNDARARSDVKLMNVVVNFLSTLVSDESNGSIKRMLGLCGEFERIAQVVLDKAEKESHSKKKRKAAPDEPQDLRQKTPDENSVPSPSTKRPTGAPPTATLFPSSSYPINLGNTGPDMSNPTRAFAPGQTVLGTNGVPTSMQESMHTMSGMGHDFPEMLSPNNMDSVGFGDQQPFGTPTETPMTSFQQPFVPQDLWQMPMTIEWDWADMSSNFPVFEGTPNTGP; via the exons ATGGATGGCATGGGGGAAGGTCCAGATGGGATGGGCTTCGATATGCCGATGCTTATGAACCAGCAGCCCCATCTCTTCGGCGGCTATAGCCGCGATAGTTCGCGCGGTTCACCACTGAACAATGTTCTCTCAAATCCTACCTATAACGAGGAACCTGGAATGGCGGGTGAAGATAACAATGACGCTAAGAGGAGAAGGATTGCGAGG GCTTGCGACATGTgccgaaagaagaagatcaaatgCGACGGCAAGATGCCTAAATGCTCCCATTGTATTAATTATAGGACAGATTGTGTTTTCACtcaggtggagaagaagcgaaatCCTCCCAAAGG TGCCAAATATATCGAGGGTCTCGAGAATCGGCTAGGGAGAATGGAATCGCTCTTACGTTTGTCTGGTCTCTtgtcagaagatgatgggaagACGGACCTTGGGACCCTGGAGAAGCGTCTCGCCGACCGATCCCTAGGCAACACTGCACTGAACTCCTTGAAAAGTCCAACGAACAAATTCAATGGTTCAAGCGCGACGTCGCAATCCCAGCATACTACTGCGTCTCGACATTCGACACCACGGATGGATTCTCACTCCAGTCCGCACACAGCTGCCACCTCTCCCAATTCACCGAAAGAATCCGAGACAGAAGTCGAGGGACTGTCAGACATGATGTGCTCTCTTGTGACGAACAATTGTGGAGAAACGCGGTACATCG GGTCATCTTCAGGATTCTCTATATTCTCTCCCAAGGGCATCCAATGGGTCAATGAAAAAACCGGCGATACCTCTTTTCAAGAAATGATCTCGTCAGCGTACGTGGATGACAACAAGTGGATGTACTGGAAACCAGAAATTTTTAGTGACATATTCGCTCGTCGTGTATTCAAACCCTTACCCCCAAAGGAGGAGGCGCTGTCACTGTTCCGagatttcttcgagaattTCAACTGCATGTTCCCGTTGTTTCACGAACCGACATTCATGCACTTGGTGGAGCGCCAATATTCTCGAGATCCTTACGAAGGTTCTGGTTGGTGGGCCAGTATCAATGTTGTCCTGGCTATCGCGCACAGACTACGAGTTATGAGTAATTTGGTGCctcaagaagaggataaGAAAGCTTGGCTTTATTTGAAAAATGCCATGGGGGTCTTAACCGAATTGACCATGCGGAATACAGATCTTTTGAGTGTCCAAGCATTGCTAGGCATG TCACTCTTCCTACAAGGAACTCCGAATCCTCAgccctccttcttcttggttgcAGCGGCTATCAGACTGTCGCATAGCATCGGCCTCCATAAACGGGGATCCGGATTTGGACTAAACCCAGTTGAAGTTGAGCAGCGAAAGAGGGTGTTCTGGATCGCTTATCTTCTTGATAAAGA TATCTGCCTTCGTTCTGGTCGCCCCCCGGTGcaggatgacgatgatatGAATGTGGAATTACCCAGCGAAGATCCGCCAGATAACATAGGCAATGTTCCTCTATCTGACGGAAAGGGGAAGTTCAACTTGTTCAGAACATTGTGCCGATTCGCTACCATTGAGAGCAAAGTGTATAAGCGGCTATACTCTGCTAAAGCGTCTAAGCAATCCGATGGTGAATTGCTGAATACTATTGGAGAGTTGGACAGAGAACTCGAAGAATGGAAAGACAGCATTCCTATTGATTTCCGACCTGAGCATGAAATCAAAGCTTCCCACACGCCCCTGATACTCCACGTCGTTGTCCTTCATTTTTCCTACTATAACTGCTTGACAACGATTCACCGAATGTCTGTACACCACGGGTATTGGACAAGCCGGCTATCCAATTATGCAATTCAAGGCCTCAATGCCAGACCGTTAAACCCTAGAGTCTTTTTATCTGCTGTTCTTTGCGTCACGGCTGCCAGAGCGTCTATCAATCTAATCAAATACATACCGCACGGTGATTTCGCTTGTGTCTG GTTAATTCTGTATTATCCCGTTTCAGCATTGGTCACTTTATTTGCTAATATTCTCCAAAACCCCAACGATGCTCGAGCACGTTCTGATGTCAAACTTATGAATGTGGTTGTCAACTTTCTCTCGACACTCGTGTCTGATGAATCCAATGGAAGCATTAAGCGTATGCTTGGCCTCTGTGGCGAGTTTGAGCGAATAGCCCAAGTCGTTCTTGACAAGGCGGAAAAGGAATCACATTCCAAGAAGAAACGCAAGGCAGCCCCAGATGAGCCACAGGATTTGCGGCAAAAGACACCTGATGAGAACTCggttccttccccttccactAAAAGGCCAACAGGTGCACCACCAACAGCTACACTAttcccatcatcttcgtACCCGATAAATCTGGGCAACACTGGACCTGATATGTCAAATCCTACAAGGGCTTTCGCTCCGGGTCAAACTGTTTTAGGCACTAATGGTGTCCCCACATCTATGCAAGAAAGCATGCATACCATGTCTGGTATGGGACACGATTTCCCAGAGATGCTTAGCCCCAACAACATGGACAGTGTGGGCTTTGGTGATCAACAACCATTTGGTACTCCTACTGAAACCCCTATGACATCTTTCCAACAACCCTTTGTTCCACAAGACCTATGGCAGATGCCGATGACGATCGAATGGGATTGGGCCGACATGTCGAGCAACTTCCCGGTCTTTGAGGGGACACCCAACACTGGACCGTGA
- a CDS encoding ATP-dependent metallopeptidase FtsH/Yme1/Tma family protein (AAA+-type ATPase containing the peptidase M41 domain), with protein MATLLRRPGNLARYSRRAADYIYRAGPRSAHISQSRLSSLITTPRLRTYATQSPKPPNENDGQHQPPNQPGNGSGKDGEGKKPEEPQSKLTKQEQESVDQFIQHLKSKVPQSQHQMLDDMRSIMMSEGLPPEVRDFIQKHLKSGKPTSLMDYVNLTRYMAKYLENYASKLNELEEKRTRDQEKSGDGQSQKQQGQQGKGKNEWKPPPNARVFEFRFDPASFLITSLLSYYVYRSFFPGENSKDITWQEFRANFFDKGLVEKLTVINGNRVRVELNRDAVSRVYPDSPATQPLFHYYFSIGSVESFERRLDEAQNELGIPGSERIPVSYTEEVSWGATLLSFAPTFLLIGSIFWLSRRAAGGAGGQSGIFGIGKSRAKRFNHETDIKIKFSDVAGMDEAKVEIMEFVSFLQHPEKFQKLGAKIPRGAILSGPPGTGKTLLAKATAGESGVPFFSVSGSEFVEMFVGVGPSRVRDLFANARKNTPCIIFIDEIDAIGKSRAKQSFGGGNDERESTLNQILTEMDGFNTSEQVVVLAGTNRPDVLDKALMRPGRFDRHIAIDRPTMDGRKQIFRVHLKKIVTSEDMEYLTGRLAALTPGFAGADIANCVNEAALVAARVNADHVTMKHFEQAIERVIGGLEKKSLVLSPEEKRTVAYHEAGHAICGWYFRWADPLLKVSIIPRGQGALGYAQYLPAGGDTYLMNVNQLMDRMAMTLGGRVSEELHFDTVTSGASDDFNKVTRMATAMVTKFGMSPKLKYIYYEEDPNQFHKPFSEETAKDIDTEVRRIVAEAYQQCRTLLTEKKKEVGIVAEELLAKEVLSRDDLIRLLGPRPWPESGEFAKYFDGAKGATIAPPEPTQSSEATEGKDGRDQTPSPP; from the exons ATGGCCACCCTACTCCGACGGCCAGGCAATCTTGCTCGATATTCGAGGAGAGCCGCAGACTACATCTATCGCGCAGGACCACGGTCGGCGCATATCTCACAATCGAGACTATCCTCCCTTATCACCACGCCACGCCTGAGAACATATGCTACCCAGAGTCCGAAACCCCCGAACGAGAACGACGGTCAACACCAACCACCGAACCAACCCGGGAATGGCAGCGGTAAGgatggggaaggaaagaagccGGAGGAGCCTCAATCGAAGCTCACCAAACAAGAGCAGGAGTCAGTTGATCAGTTTATACAGCACCTGAAGTCGAAGGTGCCACAGTCACAACACCAAATGTTGGATGACATGCGGTCGATTATGATGAGTGAAGGATTACCGCCGGAGGTCCGCGACTTCATCCAAAAGCACCTAAAATCCGGTAAACCCACGTCTCTGATGGACTACGTGAACTTGACGCGTTATATGGCGAAGTACTTGGAAAACTACGCCTCCAAACTGAAcgagttggaggagaagagaacgCGGGACCAGGAGAAATCAGGAGATGGACAGAGCCAGAAACAACAAGGACAACAAGGGAAGGGCAAGAATGAATGGAAACCGCCACCGAATGCGAGAGTTTTCGAGTTCCGTTTCGATCCCGCCTCGTTCCTGATTACCTCCCTTCTATCCTACTATGTCTACCGAAGCTTCTTCCCTGGCGAAAACAGCAAGGATATTACATGGCAAGAGTTCAGAGCCAACTTCTTCGATAAAGGTCTAGTCGAAAAGCTGACCGTCATCAACGGCAACCGGGTTCGGGTTGAACTGAACCGTGACGCGGTCTCTCGAGTCTATCCTGATTCTCCGGCTACCCAGCCCCTATTCCATTACTACTTCAGCATCGGATCGGTTGAGAGCTTCGAGCGGAGATTAGATGAAGCGCAGAACGAACTGGGTATCCCTGGCTCTGAACGTATTCCCGTTTCGTATACTGAAGAAGTATCATGGGGTGCCACTCTCTTGTCCTTTGCTCCTACCTTCCTCCTCATTGGTTCTATTTTCTGGTTGTCGAGACGTGCTGCTGGCGGTGCCGGTGGCCAAAGTGGCATCTTTGGTATTGGAAAGAGCCGTGCCAAGCGTTTTAACCACGAGACAGATATTAAGATCAAGTTCTCTGATGTGGCTGGAATGGACGAGGCTAAGGTTGAAATCATGGAGTTCGTCAGCTTCCTTCAACATCCCGAAAAGTTCCAGAAACTTGGTGCTAAGATTCCTCGCGGTGCCATTCTTTCTGGTCCTCCCGGTACTGGTAAGACACTGCTTGCCAAGGCAACGGCCGGTGAATCTGGTGTTCCGTTTTTTAGCGTCAGTGGTTCAGAGTTCGTTGAGATGTTCGTTGGTGTTGGACCTTCCCGTGTCCGTGATCTCTTTGCCAATGCTCGTAAGAACACGCCttgcatcatcttcattgatgagaTCGATGCCATAGGTAAATCGAGAGCAAAGCAAagctttggtggtggaaatGATGAGCGTGAGAGCACGCTGAACCAGATTCTTACTGAAATGGATGGTTTCAACACCTCTGAGCAAGTGGTTGTCTTGGCTGGTACAAACAGACCCGATGTTCTGGACAAGGCTCTGATGCGGCCTGGACGTTTCGATCGGCATATCGCTATCGACCGTCCCACTATGGATGGCCGTAAACAGATCTTCCGCGTCcacctgaagaagatcgttACCAGCGAAGATATGGAGTACCTCACCGGTAGACTCGCTGCTTTGACTCCCGGCTTCGCTGGTGCCGACATTGCTAACTGCGTGAACGAGGCTGCACTAGTCG CGGCTCGTGTAAACGCGGATCACGTCACGATGAAGCATTTCGAGCAGGCGATCGAACGTGTCATTGGTGgtctggaaaagaagtcCCTTGTGCTCTCGCCGGAAGAGAAGCGCACGGTGGCGTATCACGAAGCTGGACACGCTATTTGTGGCTGGTATTTCCGCTGGGCCGACCCGCTACTGAAGGTTTCTATCATTCCTCGTGGACAAGGCGCTCTGGGTTACGCCCAGTATCTCCCAGCCGGAGGTGACACCTACCTGATGAATGTCAACCAGCTCATGGACCGTATGGCTATGACTCTGGGAGGCCGTGTCAGTGAGGAGCTGCACTTCGATACCGTTACCAGCGGAGCTAGCGACGATTTCAATAAGGTCACTCGTATGGCAACCGCCATGGTTACGAAGTTCGGCATGTCTCCTAAGCTCAAATACATCTACTACGAGGAGGACCCCAACCAGTTCCACAAGCCTTTCTCCGAAGAAACAGCCAAGGATATCGACACGGAAGTCCGTCGGATTGTCGCCGAGGCATACCAACAATGCCGCACCCTTTTGaccgaaaagaagaaggaagtcgGCATCGTCGCCGAGGAGCTTCTGGCCAAGGAAGTCCTCAGCCGTGACGACCTCATCCGACTCCTTGGACCCAGGCCCTGGCCTGAGTCCGGCGAATTCGCCAAGTACTTTGACGGTGCCAAAGGAGCCACTATCGCACCTCCCGAACCCACCCAGTCAAGCGAAGCAACCGAAGGCAAAGACGGAAGAGACCAAACGCCATCCCCACCATAG
- a CDS encoding DUF1295 domain protein (predicted steroid reductase): MALPLPEVQSAVDCASFNHTVLPFLSQLITLPERLQVAAVAKDVDSLKDIYLSTNPFVTALGFSLALAVFFLLFSEINRNYSQVDRFWPFLPAIYNVHFAVWARLSDLRTQHLDTIAVISVLWSVRLAFNYWRKGGYQIGSEDYRWAIVRSKVNNRFVFFIFNIVFISLIQSLVLLLLAAPTYNFLLLSRLPGGKTFEVPDLVFSRIAFFFLIIEYFADQQQWHFHCAKHEYQKTARIPDQYKGQFTPEDLERGFTVSGLWSLSRHPNFLAEQAIWLTLYLWNCYRTESYAQWTGVGVLVLLLIFQGSTRLTESISSSKYPEYSEYQARVGRFIPRFSAKPKYKAKAKKKAKKTEKVEQSEEEEGKKHQ, encoded by the exons ATGGCGTTGCCACTCCCCGAGGTCCAGTCCGCTGTGGACTGCGCCTCATTCAATCACACTGTGCTACCATTCCTTTCGCAACTAATCACTCTCCCCGAAAGGCTTCAGGTTGCTGCGGTAGCGAAGGATGTGGACAGTTTGAAAGACATCTATCTCTCCACCAATCCTTTCGTTACAGCACTTGGCTTCAGTCTAGCTCTGGCTGTATTTTTCTTACTCTTCTCAGAGATCAACCGAAACTACTCCCAAGTTGATCGTTTCTGGCCTTTTCTGCCAGCTATATACAATGTGCACTTCGCCGTTTGGGCACGCTTGTCTGATCTTCGCACTCAACACCTGGACACGATCGCTGTTATCTCTGTTCTCTGGAGT GTCCGCTTGGCATTCAACTACTGGCGCAAAGGAGGCTACCAGATCGGCTCCGAAGACTACCGATGGGCAATTGTGCGCTCAAAGGTCAACAACCGATTcgttttcttcattttcaacatcgtcttcatctccCTGATCCAATCCCTGGTGCTGTTGCTCCTCGCGGCACCCACCTacaacttcctccttctgtcGCGCCTCCCTGGCGGAAAGACATTTGAGGTCCCCGATCTAGTATTCTCTCGcatcgccttcttcttccttatcATCGAATACTTCGCCGATCAGCAGCAGTGGCACTTCCACTGCGCCAAGCATGAATACCAGAAGACGGCGCGCATCCCTGATCAGTACAAGGGCCAATTCACCCCCGAGGACCTAGAACGCGGCTTCACTGTCAGCGGCCTGTGGTCTCTGTCTCGCCACCCTAACTTCCTCGCCGAGCAGGCTATCTGGCTGACACTGTATCTGTGGAACTGCTACCGCACCGAGTCGTATGCCCAGTGGACTGGAGTTGGTGTCCTGGTTCTCCTGCTGATCTTCCAGGGAAGCACTCGTCTCACCGAATCCATCAGCTCTAGCAAGTACCCTGAATACAGCGAGTACCAGGCTCGTGTTGGACGGTTCATTCCCCGCTTTTCTGCGAAGCCCAAgtacaaggccaaggccaagaagaaggccaagaagactgAAAAGGTTGAGCAatccgaggaagaggagggtaAGAAGCACCAGTGA